Sequence from the Gracilinanus agilis isolate LMUSP501 chromosome 6, AgileGrace, whole genome shotgun sequence genome:
tggattgaaggctgggcctagagataggaggttctgggttcaaatttggctgcagacatttcctagttttatgaccttgggcaagccactaaaCTCCCATTCCTTagtccttactgcccttctgtcttggaaccaatacacagactTGATTCCAAGacgcaaggtaagggtttagaggaaaaaaaggctCAATTTCCTTATGTGCAAAGTATAGATGATATTACATATTCTACTTATCTCActgtgttgttgtgaggaaaatgcatATAAACattaaagttctctataaatatgagttattatgctttagagaaaaagaaaatgggaaattacTGTAAGTGTGGATTTCTTCCCCAAATATTGAAAGAATATCATGTGTTTTAAGTTGCATAATTCCTACTACTAGCTTCAGGGTAGAAAGGAGCTTGAGCATACTCCTGTGCCTGCACagcctcttcctctttctttgggCATATTTATATTGTGTCTGTCAAAGAGAGCAGAGAACGTGGTCTCTAAAACTGCAGTTCCTTAAGCCATTGACATTGATTCCCATTAGCAGAATATATTGCAAATAAGTAAAGATCTTGTCAAAATATTGACAAGctgatgctattttttaaaactgtaggGTGGCAGATAATATAAGGCAGAGGGGGAAAAACTGAGGTAGCTTTAAAGACAGAATTGATGATGTGACATTCAAATAAGCAGGAGGACTCCATAAACTGGTTTTCAGCCTTTTCTTATGTAATTGGGCATTGGCACCATGTTTATTAGTTTATGCCAACATTACTTATCATCACTGAGTAAGGATGATAGCAAAACAAACAACGGTTCATACACTGAGCCATTCAAAATTCACATGGCCCAAGTACACAAACAGAAGATAGTTCTAGCTGGCTCAGGACTggctccctcccccccccccccNCATAGATAATACAATCAGACTAGTAggtaaaattgtattttttcctttactctttAGGGTTCTTTTAGCTTTGATCTACATGAAAATTATACTTCTTAAACCCTATTCCATATTCATCTGTTATCCTCACCTGGTGCTTGGGTTCTTGGTAAAGCCAGTATTCACAAAAACAGGGCAAAGACAAGAGGTCTTGATTCCATTTTTCCCCAGGGCAGCAAGTTCTGATGTTAGGGCTCTGTGAAACCCAACAGCAGCAAATTTACTGGAGCTATAAAAGAATTATGAACAATTATTTTCTAATGGAAAGTATGATGCTCTTTTCCATATATTAGGCCCATAGTGTAAAGTGTTTATTTGCTTGGAAAGTAAATTTGATTGGATTGGTTTGATAGGATATTCTGTCCAACTTCAAAACTTCTTCTACTTTgaattatttttgtgaaaaaattCATCTTAATTTGGGTCTCTTACATGCTGAAAAAGATTGATcaggtaaaagaaaatgataaaattagcAATTTCCCAGGGACAAATCATGACTATTACAcacatttaaatgatttttaaaaatcccaactATAACATTTTTAGTCTCTGAATTTAGTCTCTATTTCTTAAATAGGAAGAAACCAAATGTGAGTGCTGTTGAGTATAATTTGGACATGGTATCTTATAGTCTCTGttgtttgttgttattaataaagGGCCAGCTGGCTATTTGTTGAAGTTGAGTTGTTGGGCCTAGTCAGGTTTAACCAAGTGAATGGCTTGGAGACAggctacaaaaacaaaacttattttaataagtttaaaagtttaagggaaggaaaggatagaTATAACAAAGTTCAAGGATAGGTCTCCTAAATCTAAGGGGGTTCTATTTTATCCCACTCCCACTTTTAGGACCTCTCATAAGGTTTCTTCAGCTTGAAATTCAGGCCTACTCTGATCTCCTTAAACTATCCTAAAACCAAAAGTCTATACTAAATACACTGTCCTAATATCCATGGATATTTAAATTACTGTCTCCAAGTATTTTTCTGGTTCTCTACTCCAATACCAGCCTCTCAGGGTTTGGGGCCTAGACAGGCTAGGTACAGCTTTTAGGCCTGGTCAGACCTGAAATCCTGTCTTTCACTCTCCAGACTCACAGAGATAAAAGAAgaggtttttctttcttctttctgtttgtctTCTTACTCCAGCCACTGCCAAACtgccactttctctcctttccaaactGTCACTCTGGTTTTCCAAGTTTCCAAAGGAAAATTCCCCAAAGCCAGAAACCACCAGCCTCTCAGAGTCCAGGTTAATTCCCAGAGATCCTGACAGTTGGAAGTTCAACCATTTTCAGTTCAATATGACAGTCTTTTGTTGCTAAGCTCCTAAATTTCCCCAAATGTTCCTAAATGAGGtcttttgcttaattattttcaatAGTGCAAAAAGCTAGGAAAACaataactatattaaaatatttgtactaTAATGGAAAAAGGACCAGGTTTGGAATCAGGGGATCTGAATTTCAATCCCATCTCCTCTAATTATAAGTTGTGTGGACTGAGCTAAGTCACTCCATCTCTCTGGGGTTCAGACTTCTCAGatgtaaaataaggaatttggattagataatctctaatgtCTTTCTTAGTTCTAATGTTATAGCTCTATGGTACACATTTCCTTTTAGCATTTGCACCTAGATATGCATTTTCCAGTCAGAAAAATAGTTATAATTCCaacttataattttgtttttaatataatattaatattatacattaactatatattaatatatgggACATTAATATTATACACCTTAatgttaatataaattattttatgtaaatatattaacatattaattattttgtgttattatgttaattatttatgtaaataataaaagaaaaaaagttagcTGCTTCTTACATGGGTGGGGTAGGATGggaaagtggatagaatgctagaaaTGAAGTAAAATCCAGTTCCAAAGAACCCTTTGATCATGGACAAGTAACTACTGCTCTTTAAGACTCAATTTCTGAGGgcaattagatggctcagtggattgaaggctgggcctagagataggaggttctgggttcaaatttggctgcagacatttcctagttttatgaccttgggcaagccactaaaCTCCCATTCCTTagtccttactgcccttctgtcttggaaccaatacacagactTGATTCCAAGacgcaaggtaagggtttagaggaaaaaaaggctCAATTTCCTTATGTGCAAAGTATAGATGATATTACATATTCTACTTATCTCActgtgttgttgtgaggaaaatgcatATAAACattaaagttctctataaatatgagttattatgctttagagaaaaagaaaatgggaaattacTGTAAGTGTGGATTTCTTCCCCAAATATTGAAAGAATATCATGTGTTTTAAGTTGCATAATTCCTACTACTAGCTTCAGGGTAGAAAGGAGCTTGAGCATACTCCTGTGCCTGCACagcctcttcctctttctttgggCATATTTATATTGTGTCTGTCAAAGAGAGCAGAGAACGTGGTCTCTAAAACTGCAGTTCCTTAAGCCATTGACATTGATTCCCATTAGCAGAATATATTGCAAATAAGTAAAGATCTTGTCAAAATATTGACAAGctgatgctattttttaaaactgtaggGTGGCAGATAATATAAGGCAGAGGGGGAAAAACTGAGGTAGCTTTAAAGACAGAATTGATGATGTGACATTCAAATAAGCAGGAGGACTCCATAAACTGGTTTTCAGCCTTTTCTTATGTAATTGGGCATTGGCACCATGTTTATTAGTTTATGCCAACATTACTTATCATCACTGAGTAAGGATGATAGCAAAACAAACAACGGTTCATACACTGAGCCATTCAAAATTCACATGGCCCAAGTACACAAACAGAAGATAGTTCTAGCTGGCTCAGGACTggctcccttcccccccccccaggctatTACCTGTATCATCCTGTTTCTGTTTCTAatgctttttctttatctttatatgGTGAATATGTTACCAACTAAATTTGCACTAGAGTTCTGATCATATTAGGAAGAGGATGGAATGGTTAAATAATCCTTCAAAAtcctttaagaaagaaaaggacctaaTAGAAATCAATACATACCAATAAGGGATAAGATAAGGAATCACTCCATGACCACATATGGATGCCACAGTGACAATATGACCATGGTTTCTCTGCATCATGGGAGGCAGGAGTGCTTTGGTAATCTTAAGAATTAttcaaaagggagagagacagagaaatggataTTACTTTCAATATAGGTTTTTATCTTATTCTTTAGATTATTTTTGGGAAAGACTTTTTAGTTGAATGGGaagataaatatatgtaaacatattacataggaaacttaaaaaaaaatcaacactacCATTCCAACTTGGGTAGCTTTTGATATCTTTTAGTGTTGTACAGCTTCAtgcagaaatgtttttcttcctttcctaaatGTGGAAACCTAAGTGTTCCTTTGGcaggtaggtgacacagtggataacaTGCTggatcttgagtcaggaagactcatcttcctgagttcaaatctgacctcagatacttaatacctgtgtgaccttgtcatgtcaccccatttgccttagtttcctcatctgtacaatgagctgtagaaagaaatggcaaaccatttcagtgtctgcaccaagaaaatcccaaatggggtcataaagagttggacatgtctgaaaatgactgaacaatggtAGACCAGAGACATAGAGAGCCTAAAAGACAGTAAGttgtaagaaaattggaaaaagttGTTGCAGAATTCAAAAAGGATAGAGTAGGTAAAATGATTcggctttaaaaatatattatttttgttatcagCAACTGGATCCTATATAACGAAATTTTTTGTGTGGGGTGCAATTGTTTTAGTTTCAGATCTTTTCTAGGCCCAGTaccttatctactgtgccatctaaatgcctaatgaaaattatataaatactttCTAATACAATTTCTCTAGAGCTTTCTAAAATGCTTCTTGATTAAAGAAGCTATTCCAGCTAATCTCAACATAGAAAAATGCCAACAGAAACAAAGTAATCCTTCTTTCACAGGCCCATATATAAGATTTATACTCACCCAGAAGTGACCTAGAATATTGACTTCAAATGTTTTggtaatttcttcatctttggtGCTCAGAAGATCTGCTGGATAAATTGTCCCAGCATTATTCACCACGATGGTCACATTGCCAActtcattctttatcttttgaaatttaaagaatatattaattTTGTGCATCACAATGTCTTTGAAGGTTTCAGGTAGATGGTAATCAAGGACTAAATTATTTCTTCAGTCTGCATTGTGAAGAAACACCACCCCCCCACTCTCCTCCCAACTTAAGCAGGAAGAATATAAATGTAATCATTTATTCTTATGTTCATTTTTTCTGCCAAGTACTCTGGTAGGCATTaaggatacaaaaggaaaaaatagtcccAGCCCTCAAGAAACTAACACTTAATTGAAAGGAAGCAACATAAAGTTTTTTGGCAGAGAAGAGGATAGGACTGGACCATGATggggaacctatggcacacatgccagagatgGCATGAAGagatctctctgtgggcatgcatgccaaGGACCCAGTGCCCCAAGAACCCAGTGTGCCAGTACCTGCAGCAGGGTTGTAAAACCCAGTTCAATTGCTCATtagctacaggaggggggaggaagaagggaatggggaagaacatgaataatgtaaccatggaaaaatattctaaattaattaattaatttttaaaaatttaaaaatgtttaaaactgtagtctagtgatttaggaataagttttatgaacctGAAGCTAGGCTAATAGCCTATAACCCTGTTCTAAAACccccttccccagtttctttcacaaACAACCCTTTctctgctttaatttgcattcttaatCCCTTCACCTTTTACTAATCCACCCTGTTCAACTGGCATTCAAAGGGGTGCCTGCCCAAGAGACCTGGTCAGCTAGAAGCTCTGGAAAATACAACAGTAGCTTGTCAGAGGTAGTCATCAGCTCTGCATCCAGATTAACACTTGACTTCAACTCTGGACTACTTGCTAAAAAGATTAATTTAGAGGACACCCACTTCAGAAAGGCTGAAATGGATGGGGTGAATATGTCAGGACAATATCATTTAACCTGAaggttatattttcctataaataaaggGGTTTTCCTGTATATTggggcttttttgctttttttttctggctttttcattctctctttttctctcaataAAGTGAGTGTTGTATTTCAAATGGCTTCTGATTCCTTGAAGAATAGCTAAAGAGGgagtactttgaaattttcaagatCTCCTTTGGAGAAGCTATTTCCTTTTTGGAGAGGAGCTAAGTTTGAAGGGatctagaggggagcagagcagagtgcttggcctcctcaaatctctctctatctccccagGCTTAACTATATCACCTGCCCCCcttcccagcagtccaatggaagAATGGCTTCTTCCCTTACCTGGGTGGAgtaagggggtggggaagggcacAACCGGCACTCaatggggggaggggcacagaaTGTGATGAGGGGcctgggcatggcacttggtgggggtggcctggcactccatctcttaaaGTTTCCATCACTGGGATAGAAGATGGCATTTAATATAAACCTCAAAGTAAGTTAAGGAGGCTATAAAGCTAGAATATGGAGGGAATATATAAGCAGTGGCTTGGCCAAGAGATAGAATCTTAGAAACTGTAGATAGGGAGACTTGAAGACTGAAGCTACCAGAATACCCTACTCTTCAAGGACTAAAGGAAAAGGtctcttttcttaaattattaaaattttattttttattattattattattttaaacccttaacttctgtgtattggctcctaggtgtaagagtggtaaggctggcaatgggggtcaagtgacttgcccagggtcacacagctgggaagtgtctgaggccagatttgaacctaggacctcccatctctaggcctgactctcaatccactgagctacccagctgcccctatttattatttcttataacttTTTGTGTAAACTAAATTTCTTTAAGACACAGAGAAGGGAAGTCATCATTTTGCCCCTATGCTTAAAATGAGTTAATCATAGAAACAGGATGTTACATCTATCCaaacatttttttatagaatGATTATCACTAGATCTCAAGAACTTTTTACAGATTAGCAGACATGAAAGATATTATGTCATAACATAGGAGCCAGTATTTTGTAATAGCTAGATAGCGAATCTTGAAGTTAAAGAGACCTTGGTTCCAGTTCTACCTataacacatactagctgtgttaATTAGGGCGAGTCATTTCATTTCCTCGTTTTATATTTGAGCAAACTAAGACTGAatgggttagatgacttgtccagggtcacccaagctagtaagtatctgagacaggattaaCAACCAGATTCAGAGCAAATGTATACAAGACACACTCTTAAGTATAATTTCATTATTatgttttcttcatcattttctcaaatctagacaatcaataaatcaataaatctgAATTATGGAATTTGACAATTTTCAAAGTGTAGAAGTTCACCCTGAAAATATAAGCAATCTAGCCTGGCTTAGAACTTTGGTATCCCTAACTCCAAGCTTAATTTATGATCCACTCAGCCAATGTAATGCAAAGCAGATGAgcctaaaaaaataatgaatccaATAAAAAAGGATTCTGTTGTCTTTGGAATACATCTGTCTCCAGGCAAGCTGTTGTGCACATTTAAGGTCAATAGTAATGTGAGAGCCAGCTGAGTATTTGTTGTTTCACTGGCACATGAGGTGGTGTGTGATCAGTTGAGAATACCTAGTTTCAAGTCCCACCTGGGGCTCTGTGTAACAaatttggccaagtcacttgacctcttgaTGTCTTAGGCAACTCCCTTAAAACTATTAGAAAAGATGTATTAGTAgatggagtttcctcactggtaatTTACCTTATGCTGGTGAAATTGTaactccattaaaaaaacaaaataagacataACAACAACATTTGGATAATAGAGGATGACATTTAGACAAGGAGAAAAGCCTATCAGAATACTACTTCAATGCTAAGAAGAATGTAAAAAAgctttagtttatatttttagatCAGTCCTATAGaaccatttcttttcctctggaaATTGATGCATAAAGAGTTTGTACAGAGATGTACTTATTTCTTACCTTATTTATCATGCtataaatttcctcttttttgctACAGTCTACCACAAAAGCATGAGTTGTGGCTCCTAGTTTTCTGCATTCAGCAGCTGTTTCTTCAATACCGTGCTGCCAatggaaaaagatggaaaggggaaagaaataaacatttatatagcacctactgtgtatcaagcactgtgctaaccacATTACTAATATGATCTAATTTGATCTTTAGAACAACCATATGAGAGGAGTACTGTTATTATAGTGCCTTAATCTCATTTtgaaagttatcaataaaagctACCTccacctccttttaaaaaaatcattacctcAGTCTTAGTTTCAGCTCTGAatcagaagagtagcaagggataggcaatcaggattaaatgaattgcttagggtcacataactaggaagtgtctgagatcaaattggAACCTCAGTCCTCTTGGCTCCAAGCCtggttgctctatccactgtactatttaGCTGCCCCTAAAGCTGGTCTATCTTGAAACCATTTAATGATCACCAGTGGTCAGCCCTTCACCATGTTGC
This genomic interval carries:
- the LOC123252135 gene encoding 17-beta-hydroxysteroid dehydrogenase 13-like codes for the protein MNIILEFFLLLAIIIYSYLEALVKLFVPVKRKSVSGEIVLVTGAGHGIGRLTAYEFAKHKSKLVLWDINKHGIEETAAECRKLGATTHAFVVDCSKKEEIYSMINKIKNEVGNVTIVVNNAGTIYPADLLSTKDEEITKTFEVNILGHFWITKALLPPMMQRNHGHIVTVASICGHGVIPYLIPYCSSKFAAVGFHRALTSELAALGKNGIKTSCLCPVFVNTGFTKNPSTRLWPVLETEDVVKTLMDGILTNKKMIFVPSYLSFFLVLEK